The window CAATAAAGGCTCATTGttatgatttaaatggtttattaataaacgtgcgatTAATTGACTAATCGCTTAAAATtaacgactactagtcgaccagaaaaatcttaaGTTGAAGGCAGCCCTAGAGTCATCCGAATCAATTGACTGACTAATTCACAAATTAATCATAAACATTGCAAGCTTGCagcacctgttggtcaaaaatCCCAAGGAAGAAGAGTAAGTAATTACACTTCCATGAAATCTAAATGTATTCTAAATGTAatctaaaaatgatttaataatattaatatgatggttcttttgacttttgattttCAAACAAAAGTGagcattctgtcatttactcatcctcatgacAGTCTaatcctgtatgactttctttcttctgtggaacataaagtaacatattttgagaaaaggCCCAGCAggtttttttagtttgtttgtttgtaagcCATGGTGAATCTAGAGATGACCAAGCAAACGCAAACAAAGCAGACTCATCCATAAAAGTGACCTGATTAGGGAATGGCAAGACACTCATGGAAATAAATAACACGCTCACTTTGaacatggaatttttttttttaaacttgtgaTTGTGAGTCACCCTGTCATATTTAGGGGAAGGATAGATGAGATGAGAGTGCTTTTTAGTTGgtttaaccaaaaatataaacaacagtaagttattaaatgactaaaaatggtaaaacagcaacAGCTAGTGAATCTTTTGAACGTGAAGGAAGATCTAGAGTAGATTTGAAGTGGTCCTATGAAGACTCcatgtatattcatatatattatttcatcaAAATCTAGACAGCTGAGTAGTACTGATGGTCCGTGTGCTTAAATATTCTGATACAGTTATTctgtaaatattgttatttgtactataaaatgcataatgcgaatatgtaaaatgtttaacatgggcactgtattgtaaatataaattaaattgctGTATACATTCCCTGTGACTTCATTTTCCTGGTGCAGTTTTTGTGTATGAAATTAATGAATTGATACAGCATGtagtgttaatatttattttttatgtgtacaCCACTAAATGCTACATGTTCACACTAAAGTCACTGCAGGACCACAATGATATTCAGAAATTGTTGATAtccttaatattaaaaaaaaaaataaatccttaAAGGTATAGGTCACCCAAAATTGAACATTCTGTgattcattactcaccctcacgttgtgtcaaacccataagacctttgttcgttttggaacacaaattaagacattttggatgaaatctgagagctctctAACACTTCATAGATAGCAATGGTcttaccacgttcaaggtcaAGAAAAACACtaagaacatcgttaaaatagtccatgtgacatcagtagtttaactgtaattttatgaagctacaaaaatactacaaatacgagaaaaaactaaaataacagctttattcATCAATTCTTCTCCGTCACATCATCCtagcaccattttggagagtaccacaacgcatGTGAGTACTTTCCCTGAAGGTAAACAAGCTGCAGCACATGCATGTTCATCAGCTGCACCACGCGCATACATTGTGGGATGCTgtggagaagaattgttgaataaagctgttattttagttttgcgcacaaaaagtactcttatagcttcataaaattacatttgaaccactgatgtcccaTGGACTATGTGACCGATGTTCTTGTTACCTTTCTCTTGaatgtggtaggacccttgctgtctatgcagggtaagaGAGAATTATATCTTTATTAACATCTTTATTCTTATCTTCATAGTTATagtccttggtgtgaacaggcctttgcACCAATTTTGGGCCTCATatctatgcaaaaaaaaaaaaaaaaagtaaacaaaacaacagtccTTTATTTTCATATTGAGTAAGTGTGGACAAATACCCACGTGATAGTTTGTGGTTTGCAATAAGACACTACCCAGGAGAGATCAGACAACTGATAAACTTACATGTTAAAAGTTACTGTGAAAAATGAGATGGACACGTAAGCTGTAACCTGACGAGTTGTGGTGAGTatttaaaagtcttaaaatcTATTTAGacgtttttgaaaatgttatacTGGAATACACCTGTTATACTTATTTATCGTGGtgaaaaactataaaaacagaAGTGGTAACTGTCACTATTACAAAAAATCTGCATAGTAcgtactaaaatataaaaagcttttatgaTTCAGATTCTCACATTTTGcttttacattcattttctctatttattataatttgttataCATGCATcagaattttatatttaattattaatttaaaatacctaAACCTGATTGCATGAAgatcaaaattaacattttaaattatctaCTTTCACTGATGTTTTTGATTGGGACAGTCAATTGTTTTGTATTGCCATACAGGATTTTTACAAAAAGCTCTCTGCATTCTGACCACGGTACTTAGATGATGGAAtcaatattaaatcatttaatacaaCAGCCATTTAAGGTTtagccaaaataaataaagaaaaatttattCTATAAAATTGTAAAGACTTGGAATACAGACTAATAATAAGTAACTTCATGgtgtttttgtgtcattttggaGCTAGACAGACTTGATCACTAAGACGATCAAACTTGAAAAGACTTGCACAACAATGCttacaaatgtgaaaaatggATACAagactgaataataataactatccctttatttcAGCCTCCACACTTTAAATACTTGTGTTTTTCGCTGATCAAAGATGGAACATTGAGCAGTCACAATCTGatgattagcatttttaatGAGGGGGAAACAATGGCTCAATTCTAAACATGTTTTCCAAATATAACAGAATGCAAATCATAATATGGTTTATTGTATCCATGCCATTCAGGTGTCTGGAGTGTATTACGGAAGCACATTTCAAAAGAGTCCAATGATTTGATCAAGACTAGTAATAATAGAGAGAAATACCTTTTGGTAAGGTCCAAATAAAATCGCTTAggcttttagtgtttttaaggaGTGTTTTTATTAAACTAATTTTTTCATAATAGAGAATACAtcttaaagtgtgtgtgtgtttatatattacagGTGCTGTTTTAAGAACTTGCAGGGTTGTTTTCTACAGTAAAGTTAAGAACTTTACCACAGACTGACAACAATGTCAGAAGATTCGACAGCGTTTCTCGTCATTTATATCATCACATTCCTGATTGGTTTTCCTAATGCTGTGCTGGCGTTCTGCTCATGTATTCGCAAGATTCATCGCAAACCTCTCCCTATTGACATATTCATGTTGAACCTCACTGTTTCTGACCTCTTCTTCCTCACCTTCTTGCCTTTAAAGATGAAAGAGGCTGCAGATGACATGGTTTGGAACATGCCCCATATCCTGTGCCGCGTCAGTGTGTTCACGTTCTTTGCTCCTCTCTATTCCAGTGGCCTGTTTTTGGCAGCAATCAGCGCTGAGCGCTACGTGTGTGTTGCATTTCCAGTTAAGTATAAAAGTCCAAAGAGGTTAATTTATACAATACTTATATGTATTTGCCTCTGGGTGCTTGTTGTAATAACCGCAATATTTCCATACAAGGCAGCATATTTAGATTCTAATGAAGCGGACAACAACACTAATGAGCACTCCCTGGAACCTCAGGGGTGTTATATTAACTTCACAGCGAAACAACTGAAAGCACTGCTTCCAGTGCGGCTGAGTTTAGCAGTGATGTTTTTCCTTCTACCCCTCCTTATCTGCTGCTTCTGTTACATCGGTTTAATTCGAATTTTGATAAATTGTCCACTATTTAAACGACAACGTAAACTCAAGGTGATTGGACTGATTGTGGGGACTCTCCTTGTGTTTGCTATTAGTTTTGCACCCTACAATGCATCACACATAGTGAGCTTCATCAAAAAAGAAATTCCAAATTGGCGCATGAAAACTTTAATGCTGTGCACTTTAAACGCATGTTTTGATcttattatatatttctgtatttctaaGGATATGAGAAAGGCCATCAAAGTATGTGCGAAAACCTTGTGCAATTTTATGTCTAATAAAGCaatttgttgctgttgttgtaaaCTTAAGAATGGTATCACCAAAATGTCTTAGAATTAAATTGCGCAAACCGAATGTATAAAGACATATTGTGAACTACACTTTACTTTAGGGTGTATATGTTTTTATGGTAGGCTACAAGCAGAAAAGGATCCTACACCTTGGAAAAATATCACTGAAATAACTGACCTGAGAGCATCACGCCAACCTTTGTGACAGCGCCAGACTGCTTTCAGATTGACAGGGTCCTTACAAAGTGTTCACTTCTTCTTGTTCCAGGATATCTGTTGAAATTTACTTCACTTCACAAAATGCCTTCTTCCCAAACACCCTGCATGGTCATATAGACAACAGTAGCATATGTATTAGAGGTTTCTGGAATATGACAATATAATGCAATGTCTCTTTTGTATCATGCTTCcatttaatgtatataaaacatCCAAGTTTAATATTAAgttgttaataatttaaaagtgcGAAATGTCTGTTTTGatgtttaatatgaaaataaacataatttgtttatattaaatgtcTATTTTATCTTACTTAATCATAATCATAAGATTTATACTGTAACGTCTCGTTCACTTTATAGCCGCTTACAAACCACACAACTGGGACtaaataaacttaataaaaacaccTCACCCTTTTTCTCACCTTCTTAACTACTACAATTGCTGGAGTGACGCGCAATGACTGGCGGGTAAATTTCCCGCTCCACTTTCTGTGAAGATCAGAGATTGTCGATGTTTCCGAAGCTTTAGGAATTCTGAATCATCTGAATCAATTGACTGCCTGATTcacaaataaatcacaaatattACAGGCTTGCAGCACCTGCTGGTCACAACGGTGTAATGCAACAAAAACTAAGCTCACCTTTTACAAagcaattgcaaatgttttcatggaagtataaaacaattaattatattaaatatgactGTTCTTTTGATTCTGATGTTCTACTCCACCCTCGTTCTAATCCTGTATCACTTcatttcttctgtgaaacataaaataCCGTACTTTGAGAAATGGCTCagtagtttgtttgttttttatttgtttgtttgcacaaAAACTGCTAGGTTACcagtattctttaaaatatctatgTTCtgcaggtttgtaacaacatgagggtagcCTTAAAAGTAAGttatgaaagaattttcattttgagttgaactacccttaccaaaaagaagtatacttcaagtttattttattaagcatacttcagtaaagttcaagtatatttttaagtatacttaatgtggtaagtatacaaatatcagtgtactggtagtatacttgtaagtgaaCGATTTCAATACTCCTTGTGACTGAATTGGCCCActtataaaagtatactttaacTGTACTTTAAGTAtgacagtagtaaactttgagtacacagctagtttacatctatgcttttagtttgtactgcaactatactaaaagtaaaCTTAAGGCATACTGATAGTTCACTAATgaaatacttgtagcatttttagtacactttgaagtatagtctcagtaaactactagattagtagttttatactgcaagtatacttgtaaattttctttaagtgaactttacatcatactttaagtatacttgaatgtgggtaagtttcataaagaaagtaagaaagaaagaaagaaagagaaacattttgaacaaaaagctgaaaaaagactgaatttgattcagaatgataatcaaATTGGAGATGGAGTCGATCAACACCAAAGCTTGACAGtaattattacctcttcatgggtcgatattttattccataacattacagttttaatgctttttaatgtctGATTATTGTGTcagattacatgtggaagcatctgttgttttggtttcttctttgcttgtggtttggaaattctgtacagaagacgTGATAGCGCCCTGTactgtataacaatgaaaacatggattctcgAAGCACAAGTATAGCTTAAATATCTTAAGACATTTTCTAAGTAtgagtcaagtatacttaaatgtcattttaagtatatttttgttttgtacataaagcacatttctgagaagtacttaaaaagtaaacataaaaaaagtatactttcctatttttagtttaaaagaattacactaatagcacacttcaataaacttctttttttcgTAAGGGTATCCCTTTAAGATAGCAATAAAGCAATCCTTCCTGTTCCTATAGAGCCtatttcctgcagagtttagttccgaCTGTAATTAAATGCAGCTAAATCAACTTACCAAGGTCACTAAGCTTACCTGAAAATTACAGCCAGGTGTGAAACTAACTCTGCAGGAAGTTTACTCTTCAGAAGGAGGAATGAGTTACCACgcaacacattctcacttccaactcgtcacatattgacgcttggtcaggaccctttgctCTCACTTTTTGTCGCACAGGGTATACATTTAGCATCATTTATTCctccattgctttaaataagaaacattCGGCAATATGCAGTCACAAAAGGCATTGGGAATTTTATCGTCCTGATTAAACTATATTAGTGAGACTATATTAGTCTCATAAACCTAATCATTTTGTAAATAGCACACACTGATACTTTAACTTTAGAAgcaatatattgtaaattaaattgtattctgTCTTGCTGTCTTCCATTTGTCTTGCTGAAAATGATTCAGCAGACAAATACATttgactaaaaaaagaaaatatttttaaactccAGTCTGTACTATGGCCTAGCAGCCTAGAATCCTTTctaattaatatgttttattgaATGAATTtccatgtacacacacacatgcacacacaaaaacacttgCTACTTATCTTTCCAGTAGGTTCAATAAGACAAGACAGTATTCTTGGTGGGCCTCATATACCCCATATGCAGCAGTTATGACAACTTCCTGTGTTCTTCTCACTGACCGTTCCCAGGGTTGCCAAGAGACATTGTTTAACGAGGCTCTGTGTTGCAGATTGTGCTCCGAATTGATTAAATTTCCGCTGTTTTGAGACACTGCACCCATCACGTAGTCTAATCACACATTCAGAATGTCTAGGATGGAGGTGAAGGAAGCTTGCTGATAATTTGTGTGAAACTGGGGAGAGAAAATGCTGAGGATCCTTATTTTTCTACATTGTGAAGGtcagaatttttgtttaatttattacactttttaaacaGAGAATATTTCTCTAACCTTTCTCACAATGTTTAATGgcttgaattttattttataatttttttatgaacaaattaaaacttcttttatttttgttataataaaGATCAAATTAAAACTGTATTGGAAACTTACCCAAtgcttttaacatttattttcagatgGCCCTTATGtatagattttattgttttacacagCCAGATgtcttaaaatatgaaaatccattataaaatgcattattaaaactaCTATaatctaaaaactaaaataaacaacaacaacaacaaaaatcggtaacactttacaataaggttccattagttaatataagttaatgtattaactataacatgaacgaacaatatcaatataataaatatgaattcatCTTTgtaaatattagttaataaaaatacagttcatcattcattgtttgttcatgttagttcacagtgcattacctaatattaacaaacacaacttgtgtttttaataaagcatTAGTAAATgaggaaattaacattaactaagattaactaagtattgttcattcttagttcatgttaactactgtagtaactaatattaactaatgaacattattgtaaagtgttaccaataattCTAAATTGTATTgcataaaagttacatttatgaacattgcaaaaaaaaaaaaaaaaaaaaaaaaaaaaaaaaaagactgtccCACAGTTGTGGCATCATTTCCACAACACAGAACAATTTTTGAGGTGGGGCAAAAAAGTTGGTAGACTTTTAGTATGGTACTTTTGTTTCGTATCATTTACAATTaagttataattatatatattataatatatacaatcatacacagtacacagtatatataaaattataattaagttATAATATTGTCAAAGcacactaacagtcaaaagtatttgtacagtaagatttttaatgtttttatttttaagaagtatcttctgcacaccaaccctgcatttattttatccagagtactgcaaaaacagtacaatttaaaaatatttttgctataatatataaatttatatttttcgctaaaatatattttaaaatgtaattttttcctgtgttttcaaagctgaatttttaacatcattactccagtcacatgatccttcagaaatcattctaatattctgatttactgctcaaaataaataaataaaataaaaaataaataaataaatagtattatgtaaaaacagctgagtagaatattttcaggtttcattgttaaatgaatagaaagttcatcatccttactaaataaattaatttctataatttctcttactgttcaaaaacgttggACTGGTAGTATATGTgtgaaaatattgtttattttggatACATAAAATGTTagctttgaaataatattttttcaatcattttattacaaaatgaatttccaaaaaaaaaaaaaaaatgctagttAAAGCTGGTTAAAAAGTAACAgctagtaaaaataaattgctaATTAAATTAGTGAGCGAAGTCCACAAAGCAAAACATAGCCATAGTTGAAGAAATATCCTgttataaagtaatttttgcatgcataaataattgttttacattGGTTAAAGCCATTCTCTTCATTTCTCtacattatcattttatttaaaaagattctATAAACCAAGATTTTCATCATTATTAACCTCTGACAATGGCAACAGCAAAGCTGAGAATATTATTTGTCTGTTATTACCATTTCTAAATTTTTTACCTTATTGAGGTTTCTGTTCTCTGGGCAGTGTTTCTTCCACCTGTTGACCATCTGTGAGGTACGGACTAATGGCCAAGTTTGACCACCAGCTTCTCTTGTCAGTCTACATCCTCACCTTCCTAATCGGCCTTCCCGCCAACATCCTAGCGTTCATTACCTTCTGTCGAAAGGTTTACCGCAAGCCCACCCCCATTGACATTCTCCTGCTAAACCTGACAATATCTGACCTCATCTTCCTCGCAGTCCTGCCGTTCAAAATGAAGGAAGCCTCTGACAACTTGAACTGGAGCCTGCCATATTACCTGTGCCCCATTAGCAGTttccttttcttctccaccATCTACACCAGCACGTTATTTCTGACCGCGATTAGCATAGAACGCTACCTAGGTGTTGCGTTCCCGATCCGATACGCTCTAGGCCGCCGACCACGCAACGCTGTGATTGCAAGCTGCTTCCTCTGGCTTCTGGGATCTCTAAACCTCAGCATCGTGTACATTGTGCCATATATACCCTCAAGTGATAATTCAAGCTACAGCAACCTACACCCCAATCCTCACGTGACAATTTGCTACGATAACTTCACCATAGAGCAGCTGAACATTCTACTTCCTGCTCGTCTGGAGCTTTTTCTAGTGCTTTTCTGTATACCCCTCCTCATCTGCTGCTTCTGCTACATAAACTTCATACGAATCCTCTCCAATCTGCCTCATCTCGGACGACGGCGTAGACTCAGGGCCATTGGGTTGGCGGTGGGGACGCTGTTGGTTTTCACCGTCTGTTTTAGCCCATATAACATCTCGCATGTGGTTGGTTTCATCCACGGTAATAACGAATGGTGGCGTCATTTTGCTTTAATCTCCAGCACTCTGAACGCCTGTTTGGACCCCATCATCTTTTACTTTTCCTCAGCTGCAGTTCGCAGTGCTATACGCGCATGTGTTAATAGTCTAAAGGAAAAAATTTATATCGTAGAATGCAGAAACTGCTGTTCTGCTGGCCCTTGCAAAACTGAGGCCTACAAGGAGACAAACCCACCTATTAACCTGGGGTGAGAATCGAGCTACAGAGAgttttttagttcatttaggCCTACAGAAAGAAGTGTTGTTTGCATGTACTGTAAAGTTTACATTCTgagaggaaaaataaataaaattcgaGATGTGAGAATACACATTTTATTCTGAAAggttttgcatttttaacaaacatttgGATGAAACATggatttaaaaatagatttattcaTGAGAAATAAAGA of the Labeo rohita strain BAU-BD-2019 chromosome 19, IGBB_LRoh.1.0, whole genome shotgun sequence genome contains:
- the si:dkey-211g8.6 gene encoding free fatty acid receptor 2 translates to MAKFDHQLLLSVYILTFLIGLPANILAFITFCRKVYRKPTPIDILLLNLTISDLIFLAVLPFKMKEASDNLNWSLPYYLCPISSFLFFSTIYTSTLFLTAISIERYLGVAFPIRYALGRRPRNAVIASCFLWLLGSLNLSIVYIVPYIPSSDNSSYSNLHPNPHVTICYDNFTIEQLNILLPARLELFLVLFCIPLLICCFCYINFIRILSNLPHLGRRRRLRAIGLAVGTLLVFTVCFSPYNISHVVGFIHGNNEWWRHFALISSTLNACLDPIIFYFSSAAVRSAIRACVNSLKEKIYIVECRNCCSAGPCKTEAYKETNPPINLG